In Castor canadensis chromosome 11, mCasCan1.hap1v2, whole genome shotgun sequence, a single genomic region encodes these proteins:
- the Tnfsf18 gene encoding tumor necrosis factor ligand superfamily member 18 isoform X2: MSLSHMESMPLSHPSPQGAQRSSRKLWPFYSAIVLMLSLCSIILIFNFLPLKTAKESCVAKFGPLPSKWQMASPEPPCMKNTSDGKLKILQNALYSIFGEVVFDPNYKGVAPFAVQLRKNAIIIQSLINSSRIQTIGGTYEFHAGDIIDLIFNSEDQVLKNNTYWGIFLVAKPQFIA; encoded by the exons ATGAGTTTGAGCCACATGGAAAGTATGCCTTTGAGCCACCCAAGTCCTCAAGGAGCACAGAGATCATCCAGGAAGCTATGGCCCTTCTACTCAGCAATAGTTCTTATGCTATCGCTCTGCTCCATTATATTAATCTTTAATTTTCTCCCACTCAAG ACTGCTAAAGAGTCCTGTGTTGCTAAGTTCG GACCTTTACCCTCAAAATGGCAAATGGCATCTCCTGAACCTCCTTGCATGAAGAATACATCTGATGGGAAGCTGAAGATACTTCAGAATGCCTTGTATTCAATTTTTGGTGAAGTGGTTTTTGATCCAAACTACAAGGGAGTAGCTCCATTTGCCGTGCAGCTACGTAAAAATGCAATCATCATACAAAGTCTAATAAACAGCTCTAGAATCCAAACTATAGGAGGGACTTATGAATTTCATGCTGGAGATATAATAGACTTGATATTCAACAGTGAAGACCAGGTTCTAAAAAATAATACATACTGGGGAATCTTTTTAGTAGCAAAGCCTCAATTCATCGCCTAG
- the Tnfsf18 gene encoding tumor necrosis factor ligand superfamily member 18 isoform X1 gives MSLSHMESMPLSHPSPQGAQRSSRKLWPFYSAIVLMLSLCSIILIFNFLPLKQTAKESCVAKFGPLPSKWQMASPEPPCMKNTSDGKLKILQNALYSIFGEVVFDPNYKGVAPFAVQLRKNAIIIQSLINSSRIQTIGGTYEFHAGDIIDLIFNSEDQVLKNNTYWGIFLVAKPQFIA, from the exons ATGAGTTTGAGCCACATGGAAAGTATGCCTTTGAGCCACCCAAGTCCTCAAGGAGCACAGAGATCATCCAGGAAGCTATGGCCCTTCTACTCAGCAATAGTTCTTATGCTATCGCTCTGCTCCATTATATTAATCTTTAATTTTCTCCCACTCAAG CAGACTGCTAAAGAGTCCTGTGTTGCTAAGTTCG GACCTTTACCCTCAAAATGGCAAATGGCATCTCCTGAACCTCCTTGCATGAAGAATACATCTGATGGGAAGCTGAAGATACTTCAGAATGCCTTGTATTCAATTTTTGGTGAAGTGGTTTTTGATCCAAACTACAAGGGAGTAGCTCCATTTGCCGTGCAGCTACGTAAAAATGCAATCATCATACAAAGTCTAATAAACAGCTCTAGAATCCAAACTATAGGAGGGACTTATGAATTTCATGCTGGAGATATAATAGACTTGATATTCAACAGTGAAGACCAGGTTCTAAAAAATAATACATACTGGGGAATCTTTTTAGTAGCAAAGCCTCAATTCATCGCCTAG